In Yamadazyma tenuis chromosome 7, complete sequence, the sequence CGACGTACCGTGGCTGATTACCATGGTTTTGTCCTGGTCGGTGGTAGGACTGTTGGGgtccaacaccaccacgaAAAGAGCCTTGtcaatcaagtccaagCTCAGGGCATTGGACCTCATGAGCTCAGCGCGGCCCCATTTCCAGTGCGAGTAGTTCTGGGTGGTCAAGGCCCCGatggcattgttgatggaCTCCACCACGTCGAAGCGGGTCAGCTCGTCGAGGATTTGTTGGAAAATCAACAGGAGGTCGTAGTcgttgaagaaaatttCCTGGTGCTCGCTCAATACCGGCAAGTAGTAGAATTGGTTGCACGACACCACCACGATGTGGTTGGAGTGGACAGGGTCTCGCAGAGTTTTGATGGAGATCTGGTGGTACGCATGGGGCGACTCGGCCATGTCGGGCACACGGGTGGACCCAAACAAGTTTCGGTAGCAGTTCATGGTAAGAGGGTTTTTGTTTCGGGGAGTAAGGTCGGGCGGGAGTGTTTCGTTGCGCAAGCTGACGATGAACTTGAGCGAcgagttgaccaagttggCGGCCCGTTGTGACTGGTTGGGTGGGttcatgaacttggagtatGGATCCTCCTGGAGTACCAAGTAGGGGTTTCGAGGGAGCACATCACCTCTCAACTCGCCGTAGATGCCCGGGTGGAACTCATCATTGATGCAGTTGAGGTAGCACGAGTGTCGCGGGTTGTGGCGGGCGGCGAGGAAATTGGTTTGGATGGTATTGACGAggtggttgttgaggaaCTCGGTGGATTCATTGAGGAGTTGGCTATATTCTTCGGAGGAGACTAGGGGTTGGAGGGCTATGAGGAGCTGGTGCACGGTGGAGGAGAGCTCGGGTACCGGGAGTGACGGGAGTGATTGTTCGTTCTGGTAGGTGGACATGGGAAATTATGTGAGTGATGTTGGAAACCAATTGGGTTTTGGTGATGCCTGGAGTTTAGGTGCGCGACCCCACAAATGGTGAGCGGCGGGGGAGGGTTAGGCGGTGGCGGGTGCGGGCAGTGCGAAACGACGGTGCGAAAGGGCGGTGCGGAAGTGGGTGACGCCACATCTGCTTATGGCACTGCTCGCTTACGTCAGAGTCTCCCCTGTCAATATTGTGCCACCCCGTGTCCCGGACCCACCGGTGTAAAAATGAATGATATACTTATATATACCGACTAGTATCCCCAGCAGAAGCCTATTTCTTCGGAACCTGGACCCGAAACTACCAACATAGCAACATCAATGTGTCTAAAAAGTGGCTTTCGCCCGAATAAGGTTTTGAAGGCTTAGAGAAGAATTGCCAATTCCCTCAATTGACAGGTTAGTGAACCCGATCGTAAATCTACCCTCTTATGGAACGGGCTTGCCAAGAGCAGTTCAGTAAACTTTCAGGTGTCGGAAAAACCCTGACTTGCTACAAGTCTTGGCTCGCTGGTGGGGCCTATCCTGGCGAGCAAGATAATCTACCACAACCGGGAATGATAAAACTCCTCAAAGCATAGCCGGCCCGCAGGGGAAAATCAATAAATATCTCTTACCTCAGCCAAAATCCGGATAACGCGGGTGTctatttttttttttaaGCTTATCAATGCTAAATATCAAATACTAAATAAAACAAACACCGAGCCTCTTATTGAACTCTCTTTCATTCATGCATATTTATTACAAAACAGCCCAAAAATCAAAACTCCAAGCACTCATATCTGTGTCTGTGGTGACATAGATCTATAAAAATCGTACTGAATAACATTGttattcttgaaaaactaCTCCACCTCAGTAACTGGCCAACACCCAATGACTGGCTGTGTCTCTGGCAGCCTGGTTGCCTGGCCGTCTGACTGTGAACCTCCTCTACTCTTAGTAGCTGTCTTGATGTTGACAAACTTGCCAAGCGCCGCAGCACCCCCCTAACCACGAGTAAGattgttgatcaagtctttcAGCTCAAGGTGCTTTGCTTCGTCCATTAGCGGCTTGATACATAACCATCCAGTCTCGGTTCTGAAATGACGGGACAACGCGTCTGACCGGGCAAACTTCTTGCCACACCCCCAACGAGTTTTTCCATCCTTTAAAAACCCGTCACATTTGAAGCTCTTCTCCCCCTTATGCAATAACTCGTGACGCTTCTTGTCATGACTTCTGGCAAACTTCTTGCCACATACAGTACATCCATACGGTTTGTCGGTCGAGTGGGACCGCATATGGGATTTTAAATTGTACGGTTTGTTAAACACCTTTCCGCAAACGGAGCATGGCAATTTTGGAAGAGTAGACCCTTCTTGTTCGTACGTGTGCTGTCGACGCTTGCGCTTGAGTGACGGCGAGTTTGTGTAGTTGATGATAGACAGGTAGTCGATGGCAAACTTATCAGTTCCAGTACCAGAGCCTTCATGCTCAGAATCACTTGACTGGGCTTTCACCGGGCCCGAGTAATAATTATACTGGGGCATGCTGGAGGTCTGGACAGGGCTAACACTTGGATAGTGTAACACTGGATAAGGCTGGTGGTGCACGTGCGGGTGACTCTGAGTATTGATGGGTGGGTTGGAACCAGTCGTATTATCCACCACATAGTTTTTGGTGCTGTAGAAATGTAAtggtggtaatggttgCTGCTGTGGCTGCAGGTACGTATTAACATAGGAAGCATTTTGCATGGAATATGACCCCATTGGGTAATTACCAGGTGATTTGCTTTGTATGGGCATTTGGTAGGGGAGATTTATGTCCTGGGGGACGGACTGGGGCTGACCATTTAAAGCCGGCAAGATCGGCTTGACGTCTTGATTATTATTATTGTAAACACTCATTCGCCGTTCCCGAATGTATGATTAAAGCAGGTGTATGAAAATCCCCATGTATTGGCAGTAGGTAAAAACTTGTGAATGGGACAGAACCCCGTTACTTTATATAAGGTGGAAAATCATTACGTTGTCggaagaaaaaaataatAAATAAAATAATATAAAACATCCATCCTGAAAAGACAGATGTGCCAAAAAAAGTCCCTCATGCATAGGAAGCCATTGAAGCGAGACCTTGATGGTTAGCAATTAGAAGGTGGCACGGTCATTACAGCCTCAGGGCCGGTGATAAGCTTGGCCAGGGAACATATACCATTCATATTTGGAGTTTGTGTCTACTAGAGGCTTAATGGTATTAACCATCATCGGAATAAGATATTAGAAATCCGTCCCATGCGCCTACGCCAAATACGGTTGTAGGCTGTGCATTCATTTCACCAGATTGTTAGGGGTTATGAACATGGTGTTCTGGTACCGCACCCTCCAAAATACGACCACTTCCCCTGCTGAATCGGGAGAGATACCCGATTATATGCCGGCATGCCGCCAGTGGCACCAGCCCCGTTTTGCCTCAGCCCTGCATCGAAGCTTTCGGAGTATCCGAGTGATGATCGGATCGCTAGTGGTCGAACCAGGGAGTGAAAATGATAAACCCGATATCGCTGGCATTGCTCGAATTAAGATACGTGTAAATTTGAATATAAATTACTCAGAAATATAAATAGTGTAACCTTAAGATAGGGTTAGGGGGGCTGCGGGATTTTTACGGATCGAACCTACATTATTGGGAAAGTCAAGGATCTCATC encodes:
- the CRZ1_2 gene encoding DNA-binding transcription factor (EggNog:ENOG503NUFJ; COG:K), giving the protein MPIQSKSPGNYPMGSYSMQNASYVNTYSQPQQQPLPPLHFYSTKNYVVDNTTGSNPPINTQSHPHVHHQPYPVLHYPSVSPVQTSSMPQYNYYSGPVKAQSSDSEHEGSGTGTDKFAIDYSSIINYTNSPSLKRKRRQHTYEQEGSTLPKLPCSVCGKVFNKPYNLKSHMRSHSTDKPYGCTVCGKKFARSHDKKRHELLHKGEKSFKCDGFLKDGKTRWGCGKKFARSDALSRHFRTETGWLCIKPLMDEAKHLESKDLINNLTRG